A region from the Sandaracinus amylolyticus genome encodes:
- a CDS encoding NAD(P)-binding protein, protein MPGEITYEELCKRARATVDSVADDPQGRLALRQRYYERWGGDPKPYGLGRSELDFMRWEIERGVLAPVEKGGSPWWRAVNGALLYHAELASLIADNLPELSPGSAPVRFWLAFQREKTPQSWYRAHNSSIVAGYLESVALAHAEPWSERVFMNIVLYRLLYAQSMVEGMEFGELGQILANPALPSVAIMVEIPAFYPRHYPLTERDVRNILQKGHSVGDDLEQTFDDLFVIPQLTSLYEHASGWIGQPGLKRLINMGLPDYPGGAPTDEKPVPLPPPRPGAKRKVAILGGGLASLSAAYELTSYPNWRDHYEVTLYQIGWRVGGKTANGFGPGDRIEERGIHIFQGWYNNAFRMVRDAYDEMAKYHLAPGSPLPKWTDAFVPDDATLFTQQNAKTGEWTNWPILFPYNEELPGEGGPPPIYEVIGEALGLLAELVLGSPYAEDQSWIQKLLSPIVIHTWFTPPWEKSEPHWWKDVAKSALGLSDHHRPELQWVAYARDLAKDFAKKPTVEINGLEVSVLRVIAGLLGGFVTLLRHLAPADRTKDDRLEHIYILAEYGLANLRGFLEDVYDERTHQLDFGRINDRDYREWLLSHGLPEDLKDCAPVRFIYCGCFHNMYQGEPGRLAADLGLRSLLASVTYRGSLVWKLVAGTGGSLTAPLYKMLAHRGVEFAFFRDVEEVHWSPTDEIESITVGVQVDLAPGVQRYSPLKKVKDVDGWPSHPHYDQLDPEQVRVLREKNVDLESPWADWTSVRTEVLRRGVDFDDVILGIPVRATEQICAEIVNHSDAWKKMVGHVRTTPTLGVQLWLRPTLSELGMKMSEWGMDEGDEPNSVIYADLLYSWTDMGSVLTFEGWRPDEMPGELSYYCGTWDTGPLPPPSDHGFPERETRRLIEYTRGWLDQNMGWFFPNAVKNGTFDLSLLVDPRDPSCTEKIPGDVRLARQWFTVNAAPSEQYTLAWPGSDKYRLAADESGFRNLFLCGDWTNFGLNIGHVEGAVTSGLVAAQAFLRLRMNQNGLREIYPDVGIPGAS, encoded by the coding sequence ATGCCGGGGGAGATCACCTACGAAGAGCTGTGCAAGCGCGCCCGCGCGACCGTCGACTCCGTCGCCGACGATCCGCAGGGACGCCTCGCACTGCGACAGCGCTACTACGAGCGATGGGGCGGCGATCCGAAGCCGTACGGGCTCGGACGCTCCGAGCTCGACTTCATGCGCTGGGAGATCGAGCGCGGTGTGCTCGCGCCCGTCGAGAAGGGCGGCTCTCCGTGGTGGCGCGCGGTCAATGGCGCGCTCCTCTATCACGCCGAGCTCGCGTCGCTGATCGCCGACAACCTCCCCGAGCTCTCGCCGGGATCGGCGCCAGTCCGATTCTGGCTCGCGTTCCAGCGCGAGAAGACGCCGCAGAGCTGGTACCGCGCCCACAACAGCAGCATCGTCGCCGGATATCTCGAGTCCGTCGCGCTCGCGCACGCCGAGCCGTGGTCGGAGCGCGTGTTCATGAACATCGTGCTCTATCGACTGCTCTACGCGCAGAGCATGGTCGAAGGCATGGAATTCGGAGAGCTCGGCCAGATCCTCGCGAATCCCGCGCTCCCCAGCGTCGCGATCATGGTCGAGATCCCGGCGTTCTATCCGCGGCATTACCCGCTCACCGAGCGCGACGTCCGGAACATCCTGCAGAAGGGCCACTCCGTCGGCGACGATCTCGAGCAGACGTTCGACGATCTCTTCGTCATCCCCCAGCTGACCTCGCTCTACGAGCACGCGTCGGGCTGGATCGGACAGCCCGGGCTCAAGCGCCTGATCAACATGGGATTGCCCGATTATCCGGGTGGCGCGCCGACCGACGAGAAGCCGGTCCCGCTGCCTCCGCCGCGCCCCGGCGCGAAGCGGAAGGTGGCCATTCTCGGCGGCGGCCTCGCATCGCTCTCGGCGGCGTACGAGCTCACCAGCTATCCGAATTGGCGCGATCACTACGAGGTCACGCTCTATCAGATCGGGTGGCGCGTCGGCGGCAAGACCGCCAATGGGTTCGGCCCCGGCGATCGCATCGAAGAGCGCGGAATCCACATCTTCCAGGGCTGGTACAACAACGCATTCCGCATGGTGCGAGACGCCTACGACGAGATGGCCAAATACCATCTCGCGCCGGGCTCTCCGCTGCCGAAGTGGACCGACGCGTTCGTGCCCGACGATGCGACGCTGTTCACGCAGCAGAACGCGAAGACCGGTGAGTGGACCAACTGGCCCATTCTCTTCCCGTACAACGAAGAGCTCCCCGGCGAAGGCGGTCCGCCGCCGATCTACGAAGTGATCGGCGAGGCGCTCGGACTGCTCGCGGAGCTCGTGCTCGGCTCGCCGTACGCCGAGGACCAATCGTGGATCCAGAAGCTGCTCTCTCCGATCGTGATCCACACGTGGTTCACGCCGCCCTGGGAGAAGAGCGAGCCGCACTGGTGGAAGGACGTCGCGAAGAGCGCGCTCGGCCTCTCCGATCATCACCGCCCCGAGCTGCAGTGGGTCGCGTACGCGCGCGATCTCGCGAAGGATTTCGCGAAGAAGCCGACCGTCGAGATCAACGGCCTCGAGGTCTCGGTGCTGCGCGTGATCGCGGGGCTGCTCGGCGGGTTCGTCACGCTTCTGCGTCACCTCGCGCCCGCCGATCGCACGAAGGACGATCGCCTCGAGCACATCTACATCCTCGCGGAGTACGGCCTGGCGAACCTCCGCGGGTTCCTCGAGGACGTGTACGACGAGCGGACTCACCAGCTCGACTTCGGTCGCATCAACGATCGCGACTATCGCGAGTGGCTGCTCTCGCACGGGCTGCCCGAGGATCTGAAGGACTGCGCGCCGGTGCGGTTCATCTACTGCGGGTGTTTCCACAACATGTACCAGGGCGAGCCGGGACGGCTCGCGGCGGACCTCGGCCTGCGCAGCTTGCTCGCGTCGGTGACGTATCGTGGCTCGCTGGTGTGGAAGCTCGTCGCGGGCACCGGTGGCTCGCTGACTGCGCCCCTCTACAAGATGCTCGCGCACCGTGGCGTCGAGTTCGCGTTCTTCCGCGACGTCGAGGAAGTGCACTGGTCGCCGACCGACGAGATCGAGTCGATCACCGTCGGAGTCCAGGTCGATCTCGCGCCCGGCGTGCAGCGCTATTCGCCGCTCAAGAAGGTGAAGGACGTCGACGGCTGGCCCTCTCACCCGCACTACGACCAGCTCGATCCCGAGCAGGTGCGCGTGCTGCGCGAGAAGAACGTCGATCTCGAGTCGCCGTGGGCCGACTGGACCTCGGTGCGCACCGAGGTCCTCCGCCGCGGCGTCGACTTCGACGACGTGATCCTCGGCATCCCGGTGCGCGCGACGGAGCAGATCTGCGCGGAGATCGTGAATCACTCCGACGCGTGGAAGAAGATGGTCGGACACGTGCGCACGACTCCGACGCTCGGAGTCCAGCTCTGGCTCCGTCCGACGCTCTCCGAGCTCGGGATGAAGATGAGCGAGTGGGGCATGGACGAGGGCGACGAGCCCAATTCGGTCATCTACGCCGATCTGCTCTATTCGTGGACCGACATGGGCAGTGTGCTGACGTTCGAGGGCTGGCGCCCCGACGAGATGCCCGGTGAGCTCAGCTATTACTGCGGGACCTGGGACACCGGCCCTCTGCCGCCGCCGAGCGATCACGGGTTCCCCGAGCGCGAGACGAGGCGCCTGATCGAGTACACGCGCGGCTGGCTCGATCAGAACATGGGGTGGTTTTTCCCGAACGCGGTGAAGAACGGGACGTTCGATCTCTCGCTGCTCGTCGATCCCCGCGACCCGAGCTGCACCGAGAAGATCCCCGGCGACGTCCGGCTCGCGCGCCAGTGGTTCACCGTCAATGCGGCGCCGAGCGAGCAATACACGCTCGCCTGGCCCGGCAGCGACAAATACCGTCTCGCCGCCGATGAGTCGGGGTTCCGCAATCTCTTCCTCTGCGGCGACTGGACGAATTTCGGGCTGAACATCGGCCACGTCGAGGGCGCCGTCACGTCGGGGCTCGTCGCGGCACAAGCGTTCTTGCGCCTGCGCATGAACCAGAACGGGCTGCGCGAGATCTACCCCGACGTCGGCATTCCCGGAGCTTCGTAG
- a CDS encoding DMT family transporter — MATGPWLWALVAAALFGASTPAAKALLGAIGPFTLAGLLYLGAALAVAPSARAWPRAALREGATRWRLGGAVLFGGVIGPALLMLGLRAASVSVREPLTTVSIVATGLLAVALLMLPRDRHAHAHRHERTRHAHWHRHDDAHHTHAHERLPRFGWHFHEHDHDAIEHVHPHEPDLHHRHSH, encoded by the coding sequence ATGGCGACGGGACCGTGGCTCTGGGCGCTGGTGGCCGCCGCGCTCTTCGGGGCGTCGACGCCGGCGGCGAAGGCGCTGCTCGGCGCGATCGGGCCCTTCACGCTCGCGGGGCTGCTCTACCTCGGCGCGGCGCTCGCGGTGGCGCCGAGCGCGCGAGCGTGGCCGCGCGCCGCGCTGCGGGAAGGCGCGACGCGATGGCGCCTCGGCGGCGCGGTGCTCTTCGGCGGGGTGATCGGGCCGGCGCTGCTGATGCTCGGGCTGCGCGCGGCGAGCGTGTCGGTGCGCGAGCCGCTGACGACGGTGTCGATCGTCGCGACCGGGCTCCTCGCGGTCGCGCTGCTGATGCTGCCGCGCGATCGCCACGCACACGCGCATCGACACGAGCGGACGCGGCACGCGCACTGGCATCGTCACGACGACGCGCACCACACGCACGCGCACGAGCGACTGCCGCGCTTCGGATGGCACTTCCACGAGCACGATCACGACGCGATCGAGCACGTGCATCCGCACGAGCCGGATCTGCACCATCGGCACTCGCACTGA
- a CDS encoding protein kinase domain-containing protein, protein METRNGRPRAPRAPDAPATRASMETLDGDVPSIVAALRDALTSRLLPAGDIGAGGMASVEVVLDKALERRTVLKRIHDHLAKDPQTLRMFVREAQITGQLEHPNIVPVHELGVEGERSLFFTMKLVEGRTLAEIVRALPEGPIAHDTLLDLLDVVIKCCDALAFAHSRGVIHCDVKPANVMVGDFGQVYLMDWGIARRLGPVATPVAPEERSGSSVRLVGTATHMAPEQARGLNDELDERTDVFAVGALLYHVLARRAPYAADTFWAIVVRAQTGQCDPIEQIAPHTPRALARIVTRAMSVAPGDRYPSVAAMRHDLVQFVRGGGLFPVITVAPGEHVVREGEAGETAYIIESGRLEVFQGPSGHRRVLRVMGPGEVFGEMAILAPGPRTASVVALESSTLRVVTAETLEREVESLKPWMGAFVRTLAARFRERESKR, encoded by the coding sequence GTGGAGACGCGGAACGGCAGGCCTCGCGCGCCGCGCGCGCCCGACGCGCCGGCGACGCGCGCGAGCATGGAGACGCTCGACGGCGACGTGCCCTCGATCGTCGCGGCGCTGCGCGATGCGCTCACCTCGCGGCTGCTGCCGGCGGGCGACATCGGCGCCGGCGGCATGGCGTCGGTCGAGGTCGTGCTCGACAAGGCGCTCGAGCGCCGCACCGTGCTCAAGCGCATCCACGACCACCTCGCGAAGGACCCGCAGACACTGCGCATGTTCGTGCGCGAGGCGCAGATCACGGGGCAGCTCGAGCACCCGAACATCGTCCCGGTGCACGAGCTCGGCGTCGAGGGCGAGCGCTCGCTCTTCTTCACGATGAAGCTCGTCGAGGGCCGCACGCTCGCGGAGATCGTGCGCGCGCTGCCCGAAGGACCGATCGCGCACGACACGCTGCTCGATCTCCTGGACGTCGTGATCAAGTGCTGCGACGCGCTCGCGTTCGCGCACAGCCGCGGCGTCATCCACTGCGACGTGAAGCCGGCGAACGTGATGGTCGGCGACTTCGGTCAGGTCTACCTGATGGACTGGGGCATCGCGCGTCGCCTCGGTCCCGTCGCGACGCCGGTGGCGCCCGAGGAGCGCAGCGGCTCGAGCGTTCGTCTCGTCGGCACCGCGACCCACATGGCGCCCGAGCAGGCCCGCGGCCTCAACGACGAGCTCGACGAGCGCACCGACGTGTTCGCGGTGGGCGCGCTGCTCTATCACGTGCTCGCGCGCCGCGCGCCGTACGCGGCCGACACGTTCTGGGCGATCGTCGTGCGCGCCCAGACCGGGCAGTGCGATCCGATCGAGCAGATCGCGCCGCACACCCCGCGCGCGCTCGCGCGCATCGTGACGCGCGCGATGTCGGTCGCGCCCGGCGATCGTTATCCGTCGGTCGCCGCGATGCGGCACGACCTCGTGCAGTTCGTGCGCGGCGGTGGGCTCTTCCCGGTGATCACGGTCGCGCCCGGCGAGCACGTCGTGCGCGAGGGCGAGGCGGGCGAGACCGCGTACATCATCGAGAGCGGCCGCCTCGAGGTGTTCCAGGGCCCGTCGGGGCATCGCCGCGTGCTGCGCGTGATGGGCCCCGGCGAGGTGTTCGGCGAGATGGCGATCCTCGCGCCCGGCCCGCGCACCGCGAGCGTCGTCGCGCTCGAGTCGAGCACGCTGCGCGTGGTGACCGCGGAGACGCTGGAGCGCGAGGTGGAGTCGCTCAAGCCGTGGATGGGCGCGTTCGTGCGCACGCTCGCGGCGCGATTCCGAGAGCGCGAGTCGAAGCGCTAG
- a CDS encoding glutaminyl-peptide cyclotransferase translates to MADEPRRRPATTKKSAKRDAPTNETTERAEPEASAPTETRPAAAPTRQPPSVVWLFGAIAAVIAIVLVARARRQEEAVGEELVITGRDGERRDDERETPEPGTTEPGTAEPGTPVPERLRVNVIRSFPHDSRAFTQGLLWHEGHLYESTGQYRRSSLRRVALESGEVLERRDLEPRIFAEGLARVGDRLYQLSWQEGQAFVWSLPAFEPVRTFEYDGEGWGLCHDGTHLVMSDGSDELFFRDPETFEIVRRVQVRERGRPLDQLNELECVDGVVWANVWQTERIVRIDPRSGHVTAVVDARGLLDDEEREDADVLNGIAWIPERGHFVITGKYWPRMFEVEMVPR, encoded by the coding sequence ATGGCCGACGAGCCCCGCCGCCGCCCCGCCACGACGAAGAAGTCTGCGAAGCGCGATGCGCCGACGAACGAGACGACCGAGCGCGCGGAGCCCGAGGCGAGCGCGCCGACCGAGACGAGGCCGGCCGCGGCGCCCACCCGCCAGCCGCCGAGCGTCGTGTGGTTGTTCGGCGCGATCGCGGCGGTGATCGCGATCGTGCTCGTGGCGCGCGCGCGACGGCAGGAGGAGGCGGTCGGCGAGGAGCTCGTGATCACGGGGCGCGACGGCGAGCGCCGCGACGACGAGCGCGAGACGCCCGAGCCCGGGACGACGGAGCCCGGGACGGCGGAGCCCGGCACGCCGGTGCCCGAGCGGCTGCGCGTGAACGTGATCCGCTCGTTCCCGCACGACTCGCGCGCGTTCACCCAGGGCCTCCTGTGGCACGAGGGGCATCTCTACGAGAGCACCGGGCAATATCGTCGCTCGTCGCTGCGACGCGTCGCGCTGGAGAGCGGCGAGGTGCTCGAGCGGCGCGACCTCGAGCCGCGCATCTTCGCCGAGGGCCTCGCGCGCGTGGGGGACCGCCTGTACCAGCTGAGCTGGCAGGAGGGGCAGGCGTTCGTCTGGTCGCTGCCCGCGTTCGAGCCGGTGCGCACGTTCGAGTACGACGGTGAGGGCTGGGGCCTCTGCCACGACGGCACGCACCTCGTGATGAGCGACGGCAGCGACGAGCTGTTCTTCCGTGACCCCGAGACGTTCGAGATCGTGCGGCGGGTGCAGGTGCGCGAGCGCGGTCGTCCGCTCGATCAGCTGAACGAGCTCGAGTGCGTCGACGGCGTGGTGTGGGCGAACGTGTGGCAGACCGAGCGCATCGTGCGGATCGATCCGCGCAGCGGTCACGTCACCGCGGTGGTCGACGCGCGCGGGCTGCTCGACGACGAGGAGCGCGAGGACGCCGACGTGCTCAACGGCATCGCGTGGATCCCCGAGCGCGGCCACTTCGTGATCACGGGGAAGTACTGGCCGCGCATGTTCGAGGTCGAGATGGTCCCGCGCTGA
- a CDS encoding CBS domain-containing protein gives MRVEEIMTRDPRCCAPQDDVSTAARIMWEQDCGVVPVVDDEGAPVGMITDRDICMAAYTRGAKLSDMSIETVMSRDVRTCRASDPIGSAERVMANAQVRRLAVVDDRGRVIGVVSLGDLARSRRRSPIRRTVEHLFADVARTLAAISQPRAERPAP, from the coding sequence ATGCGAGTCGAAGAGATCATGACGCGCGATCCGCGTTGCTGCGCGCCCCAGGACGACGTCTCCACCGCGGCACGGATCATGTGGGAGCAGGACTGTGGCGTCGTGCCCGTGGTCGACGACGAGGGCGCGCCGGTCGGGATGATCACGGATCGCGACATCTGCATGGCCGCGTACACCCGGGGCGCGAAGCTGAGCGACATGTCGATCGAGACGGTGATGTCGCGCGACGTGCGGACCTGCCGCGCGAGCGACCCGATCGGGAGCGCCGAGCGCGTGATGGCGAACGCGCAGGTGCGTCGCCTCGCGGTGGTCGACGATCGTGGCCGCGTGATCGGCGTCGTCTCGCTCGGAGACCTCGCGCGCTCGCGACGGCGGAGCCCGATCCGGCGCACGGTCGAGCACCTCTTCGCAGACGTCGCGCGCACGCTCGCCGCGATCTCGCAGCCTCGCGCCGAGCGGCCCGCGCCCTGA
- a CDS encoding phosphoribosyltransferase: MRFEDRIDAGRQLARRLQHHRAGAPVVVGLTRGGVPVAAEVARALGAELDALVVRKLGAPIQPELGMGAIAEGGGRWVDPSIVAITGTTEDELVDVETRERALMQRRITQYRAAKPRVPLRDRTVILVDDGIATGGTVRAALQSIRNESPRAIVLAVPVAAVSTLEALERSADEVVCVEPRHDLHAIGLWYRDFSQVDDGEVVAALRAARAVRETTTSP; encoded by the coding sequence GTGCGATTCGAGGATCGGATCGATGCAGGTCGGCAGCTCGCGCGACGGCTGCAGCACCATCGCGCGGGCGCGCCCGTCGTGGTGGGCCTCACGCGCGGCGGCGTGCCGGTCGCCGCCGAGGTCGCGCGCGCGCTCGGCGCGGAGCTCGACGCGCTCGTCGTGCGCAAGCTGGGCGCGCCGATCCAGCCGGAGCTCGGGATGGGCGCGATCGCGGAGGGCGGAGGCCGGTGGGTCGATCCGTCGATCGTCGCGATCACCGGCACCACCGAGGACGAGCTCGTCGACGTCGAGACCCGCGAGCGCGCGCTCATGCAGCGACGCATCACCCAGTACCGCGCGGCGAAGCCGCGGGTGCCGCTGCGCGATCGCACGGTGATCCTGGTCGACGACGGCATCGCGACCGGCGGCACGGTGCGCGCCGCGCTGCAGTCGATCCGCAACGAGAGCCCGCGCGCGATCGTGCTCGCGGTCCCCGTCGCGGCGGTGTCGACGCTCGAAGCGCTCGAGCGCAGCGCCGACGAGGTCGTGTGCGTCGAGCCCCGGCACGACCTGCACGCAATCGGGCTGTGGTACCGAGACTTCTCGCAGGTCGACGACGGCGAGGTCGTCGCGGCGCTGCGGGCGGCGCGCGCCGTGCGCGAGACCACGACGTCGCCGTGA
- a CDS encoding esterase/lipase family protein, protein MRRWRGLKALVHDAVDATTELVEEGHESTSRTVMRVLGAIEPLAEPARAVDEVRRVTTHGVLATIRAVNRAVEVVTDVGLDAAEHAVRMKGLPLEDPAVPMRSDALRTMRGIGDAAMGVVNGAIGDRLHARSNGLDLGMQLRHADAYLPLDAPVDRDAVARVLEGATPKVAVLVHGLMATEWSWCLESEAYWGDPAASFGTLLARDLGYTPIFARYNTGRHVSENGRRLAGEIARLVDAYPVPIEEIVLIGHSMGGLVVRSACHYASEEGLLWTAKVKRVISLGSPHHGAPLERVGLVAARVLGAIDTPGTRIPARLIEARSAGIKDLGRGKLVDEDWLGRDPDALRDDACREIPLLDHAAYHFLSATITADRDHLVAKVIGDLLVLSPSACGERLTHRTFPIDVQHFGGVLHHQLQNHPAVYEQVRRVCAGDA, encoded by the coding sequence ATGCGACGCTGGCGAGGGCTCAAGGCGCTGGTGCACGACGCGGTGGACGCGACGACCGAGCTGGTCGAGGAAGGGCACGAGTCCACGTCGCGAACGGTGATGCGCGTGCTCGGCGCGATCGAGCCGCTCGCGGAGCCGGCGCGCGCCGTCGACGAGGTGCGACGGGTGACGACGCACGGCGTGCTCGCGACGATCCGCGCGGTGAACCGCGCGGTCGAGGTCGTGACCGACGTCGGGCTCGACGCGGCGGAGCACGCGGTGCGGATGAAGGGGCTGCCGCTCGAAGATCCCGCGGTGCCGATGCGCTCCGACGCGCTGCGCACGATGCGCGGCATCGGCGACGCGGCGATGGGCGTCGTGAACGGCGCGATCGGCGATCGCCTCCACGCGCGCTCGAACGGGCTCGATCTCGGGATGCAGCTGCGCCACGCCGACGCCTACCTGCCGCTCGATGCGCCGGTGGATCGCGACGCGGTCGCGCGCGTGCTCGAGGGCGCGACCCCGAAGGTCGCGGTGCTGGTGCACGGCCTGATGGCGACCGAGTGGTCGTGGTGCCTCGAGTCCGAGGCGTACTGGGGCGATCCCGCGGCGAGCTTCGGCACGCTGCTCGCGCGCGACCTCGGGTACACGCCGATCTTCGCGCGCTACAACACCGGCCGGCACGTGTCGGAGAACGGCCGGCGCCTCGCGGGCGAGATCGCGCGGCTCGTCGACGCGTACCCGGTGCCCATCGAGGAGATCGTCCTCATCGGGCACAGCATGGGCGGCCTCGTGGTGCGCAGCGCGTGTCACTACGCGAGCGAAGAAGGCCTGCTGTGGACCGCGAAGGTGAAGCGCGTGATCAGCCTCGGATCACCGCACCACGGAGCGCCGCTCGAGCGCGTGGGGCTCGTCGCCGCGCGCGTGCTCGGCGCGATCGACACGCCGGGCACGCGCATCCCCGCGCGCCTCATCGAGGCGCGCAGCGCGGGCATCAAGGACCTCGGGCGCGGCAAGCTGGTCGACGAGGACTGGCTCGGTCGCGATCCCGACGCGCTGCGCGACGACGCGTGCCGCGAGATCCCGCTGCTCGATCACGCGGCCTATCACTTCCTGTCCGCGACCATCACCGCCGATCGCGATCACCTCGTCGCGAAGGTGATCGGCGATCTGCTCGTGCTCTCGCCGAGCGCGTGCGGCGAGCGGCTCACGCACCGCACGTTCCCGATCGACGTGCAGCACTTCGGGGGCGTGCTGCACCACCAGCTCCAGAACCACCCCGCGGTCTACGAGCAGGTGCGCCGCGTCTGTGCGGGAGACGCGTGA
- a CDS encoding phosphatase PAP2 family protein: MSSLTSSTAHAQARELGEPVEEEREPREHWRWQRFMPEEVIALVLGQATGHIVTFAQPDVGTRWRGPLPLDEEVRDVMRLRTPEARRLAASVSDTVFFVMTAWPIAVDAFVLAGLVHQDWDAMAQMALIDAEVLSIAYGISALTTRFVGRERPSARECNGDPNAERDCGDDGVGPHASFVSGHTLVVLASAGLVCSHHLNNPWLTGSSEGATLMCGGSLALASTVAAYRLMTDLHWASDVFAGAAIGGLLGFVLPWALHYAHPIRRGGDRASVPPAFTFRVTPQVDANEQSLFVSGTF; this comes from the coding sequence ATGTCGTCGCTCACGTCGAGCACCGCGCACGCGCAAGCGCGCGAGCTCGGAGAGCCCGTCGAGGAGGAGCGCGAGCCACGCGAGCACTGGCGCTGGCAGCGCTTCATGCCCGAAGAGGTGATCGCGCTCGTGCTCGGCCAGGCGACCGGGCACATCGTGACGTTCGCACAGCCCGACGTGGGCACGCGATGGCGCGGCCCGCTGCCGCTCGACGAAGAGGTGCGCGACGTGATGCGCCTGCGCACGCCCGAAGCGCGCCGGCTCGCGGCGAGCGTGAGCGACACCGTGTTCTTCGTGATGACCGCGTGGCCCATCGCGGTCGACGCGTTCGTGCTCGCCGGGCTGGTCCACCAGGACTGGGATGCGATGGCGCAGATGGCGTTGATCGACGCGGAGGTGCTCTCGATCGCCTACGGGATCTCGGCGCTCACGACCCGCTTCGTCGGTCGAGAGCGCCCGAGCGCGCGAGAGTGCAACGGCGATCCGAACGCCGAGCGCGACTGCGGCGACGACGGAGTCGGGCCACACGCGAGCTTCGTCAGCGGGCACACGCTCGTCGTGCTCGCGAGCGCCGGGCTCGTGTGCTCGCACCACCTGAACAACCCGTGGCTGACCGGCTCGAGCGAGGGCGCGACGTTGATGTGCGGCGGGAGCCTCGCGCTCGCGAGCACGGTCGCGGCGTATCGCTTGATGACCGACCTCCACTGGGCGAGCGACGTCTTCGCGGGCGCGGCGATCGGCGGCCTGCTCGGGTTCGTGCTGCCGTGGGCGCTGCACTATGCCCACCCGATCCGACGTGGCGGTGATCGCGCGAGCGTGCCGCCGGCGTTCACGTTCCGGGTGACGCCGCAGGTCGACGCGAACGAGCAGAGCCTCTTCGTGAGCGGCACGTTCTGA
- a CDS encoding HPF/RaiA family ribosome-associated protein: MQSPLRISFHELEPSPAIEDRIRREVDKLERFHPNVVGCHVTVSETHHHHHKGNIYGVRVEVAVPGEDVVISREPEVNHAHDDPYVSIRDAFDAARRKLEDHARRMRGDVKTHEEPSRGRVIRLVPEDQYGFLETDDALQVYFHEHAVARGRFGELQLGDEVRFVLAEGEGEKGPQASTVVLERHPRGPREVSPAR; encoded by the coding sequence ATGCAGAGCCCGCTGCGCATCAGCTTCCACGAGCTCGAGCCGTCCCCGGCGATCGAGGATCGGATCCGTCGCGAGGTGGACAAGCTCGAGCGCTTCCATCCGAACGTCGTCGGGTGCCACGTCACGGTGAGCGAGACGCACCACCACCATCACAAGGGCAACATCTACGGCGTGCGCGTCGAGGTCGCGGTGCCGGGCGAGGACGTCGTCATCTCGCGCGAGCCCGAGGTGAACCACGCGCACGACGATCCGTACGTGTCGATCCGCGACGCGTTCGACGCGGCGCGCCGCAAGCTCGAGGACCACGCGCGCCGGATGCGCGGCGACGTGAAGACCCACGAGGAGCCGTCGCGCGGGCGCGTCATCCGCCTCGTGCCCGAAGATCAGTACGGCTTCCTCGAGACCGACGACGCGCTGCAGGTCTACTTCCACGAGCACGCCGTCGCGCGCGGCCGCTTCGGCGAGCTGCAGCTCGGCGACGAGGTGCGCTTCGTCCTCGCGGAGGGCGAGGGCGAGAAGGGCCCGCAGGCGAGCACCGTGGTGCTCGAGCGGCACCCGCGCGGACCGCGCGAGGTCTCGCCGGCGCGCTGA
- the gnd gene encoding phosphogluconate dehydrogenase (NAD(+)-dependent, decarboxylating): protein MQIGFVGLGKMGANMVRRLIERGGHEVVVWDRDPRAIAELARAGARGAESPEDLARTLAPPRVIWLMVPAGAPVDEALDALAGNTTRGDVFVDGGNSFYKDSMRRAGALAARGQHLLDAGTSGGVWGRELGYCLMIGGAPEAFAHARPVLETLAPPDGFAHVGASGAGHFCKMVHNGIEYGLMQAYAEGFALMEASPFEFDLAKVATLWNQGSVVRSWLLELAQRAFQDDPRLEKVAAWVDDTGEGRWTVQAAVEHAVPTPAIAAALFARFRSRQEQSFADRVLATLRKQFGGHATKPRA from the coding sequence ATGCAGATCGGATTCGTGGGGCTCGGGAAGATGGGCGCGAACATGGTGCGCCGGCTGATCGAGCGAGGAGGCCACGAGGTCGTGGTGTGGGATCGCGACCCGCGCGCGATCGCCGAGCTCGCGCGCGCCGGCGCGCGGGGCGCGGAGAGCCCCGAGGATCTCGCGCGGACGCTCGCCCCGCCGCGCGTGATCTGGCTGATGGTCCCGGCCGGCGCGCCCGTCGACGAGGCGCTCGACGCGCTCGCCGGCAACACGACCCGCGGTGACGTGTTCGTCGACGGCGGCAACTCGTTCTACAAGGACTCGATGCGCCGCGCCGGCGCGCTCGCGGCGCGCGGCCAGCACCTGCTCGACGCGGGCACGAGCGGGGGCGTGTGGGGACGCGAGCTCGGCTACTGCCTGATGATCGGCGGCGCGCCCGAGGCGTTCGCGCACGCGCGGCCCGTGCTCGAGACGCTCGCCCCGCCCGACGGCTTCGCGCACGTCGGCGCGAGCGGCGCCGGGCACTTCTGCAAGATGGTGCACAACGGCATCGAGTACGGCCTCATGCAGGCGTACGCCGAGGGCTTCGCGCTGATGGAGGCTTCGCCCTTCGAGTTCGATCTCGCGAAGGTCGCGACGCTCTGGAACCAGGGGAGCGTCGTGCGCTCGTGGCTGCTCGAGCTCGCGCAGCGCGCGTTCCAGGACGATCCGCGACTCGAGAAGGTCGCGGCGTGGGTCGACGACACCGGCGAGGGCCGATGGACGGTGCAGGCCGCGGTCGAGCACGCCGTGCCCACGCCCGCGATCGCGGCGGCGCTCTTCGCGCGCTTCCGATCGCGCCAGGAGCAGAGCTTCGCCGATCGCGTGCTCGCGACGCTGCGCAAGCAGTTCGGCGGTCACGCGACCAAGCCGCGCGCGTGA